Part of the Sporomusa termitida genome, ATAGAATAAAATTATATCATAATTCAGCTATATGGTACAGCGTAAAAAAAAGGCAAACTCACCAGCATTTGTGGGATGTATTATTAAATAATTTGGTCATAATAGGTATAGAAGACTATAATTCGAGCTTTAAAAAGGAGGAGTTATATGGATAGGATTGCCTTAATCCTTGTCATTGTCGGAGCATTGAACTGGCTGCTAGTCGGCTTATTCAGTTTTGATCTGGTAGCAACCATTTTTGGTGGACAGCAATCTTTCTTAAGCCGCATTGTGTACAGCCTTGTCGGCCTAGCCGGTATTTACTCTATGTCGCTCCTATTCCGGGACCGCAGCCGCTCTCAGCAATAAATAAACCATCAACAACCAAACCCCCTGCACAGCTCACCGGCTGTACAGGGGGTTTGGCCATACCAAACAATGTAAACGACGCGCGCAGGGATGCGCTAGTGAACTGGTCGGAGCGGCAGGATTCGAACCTGCGACCCCCTGGTCCCAAGCCAGGTACTCTACCAAACTGAGCCACGCCCCGAAAAAAATAAATAAATGGAGCGGGTGAAGGGAATCGAACCCTCGTAGCTAGCTTGGAAGGCTAGTGCTCTACCATTGAGCTACACCCGCATACTAGAGTTGGTGGCGGCGCAGGGATTTGAACCCCGGACACTTCGGGTATGAACCGAATGCTCTAGCCAGCTGAGCTACGCCGCCATATTAAGCTGGAGCTAGTGACCGGGATTGAACCGGTGGCCTTATCCTTACCAAGGATACGCTCTACCGACTGAGCTACACCAGCAAATAGCGCAAACGACTTATTAGCGCCCATCTGCTTCGTTGCTCCTCAAAGCGTTTGCTTACGCACTTCCCAGTGCGCCGCGCTGCACGCTTTTCCGGTGCGCCTCGCATCTGGACACTACTAAGCCGTTTGCGGCTGCGTGGCAGATAGTTGGCTTGTCGCAGATGGCGGGGTTAATGGAGTTCGTTTCTTTATAAAGCTGTGCTTTATAAATTCAGGTTAGAACCTATAAAGCACGTAAATTACTTTGGTTGCGGGGACAGGACTTGAACCTGTGACCTTCGGGTTATGAGCCCGACGAGCTACCAACTGCTCCACCCCGCGATGTTATAAGATTGTGATTGGTGGAGGGAGGTGGATTCGAACCACCGAAGTCAAAGACGGCAGATTTACAGTCTGCTCCCTTTAGCCACTCGGGAATCCCTCCATATTTGGATGGAGCTGGCGAGAGGAATTGAACCCCCAACCTGCTGATTACAAGTCAGCTGCTCTACCAATTGAGCTACGCCAGCATAAATATGGTGCCTCAGGACAGAATCGAACTGTCGACACGAGGATTTTCAGTCCTCTGCTCTACCGACTGAGCTACCGAGGCATGTGCAGCTGTCTATAAACGCCCATCTGCGTTGTTGCTCCTGCGATCCGTTGCTCAACGTACTCCGTGTACGCCGCCGCTACGGTTCTCGTCGCGCCTAGCATATGGACATTTCTAGCCACCCGCAGGAGATTAAGGAAAGGTGGCGACCCCGGCAGGATTCGAACCTGCGGCCTTTTGATTCGTAGTCAAACGCTCTATCCAGCTGAGCTACGGAGTCATCTTATATATTACAGCCTTCATTAAAAACCGTAAGCCAGTTTCTGTTTTAGGAAATTATTTATCTAACGCAGCTGCTGCGTTCTTCCCTTCGGTTCAATTCCCTACAGGAAGTTCCCCTACCAAAATTTGGGTTTCTGCCTCGTGGAGTTTACCACTTTTCACTAGACTGTCGCCAGTCTACTCATTCTCTGTGCACTTTATGGCTACTTTCGGCTGCGTGAGTCGATTTCGCCGTCGTCAGAGCTTAGCTCTGCCTCATCTTGCGATGAGCACGAACATTACAACCATCTCAGGTTGTGGCAGTCTGGACTTTCCTCAATACTGCAATAAGCAGTACCGCAATTTCCCGTTTTTAAAAAAGGCTGGAATTGTAATGGCGACCCTGAACGGATTTGAACCGTCGGTCTCCGCCGTGACAGGGCGGCATGTTAGACCGCTACACCACAGGGCCAAAAAGTTGATAATAGGATTGTTGATAACCGGATTTAAGGAGGTTCTTCGCTACCGCTCAGAACTAAGCGATTCACACCAATCAGCCTTCGCCTCACGGCTCGCCTTCTTGGATTCTCTGCTTATCGCTACCGCTCAGAACTAAGCGATTCACCCAATCAGGCTTCGCCTAACAGCTCGCCTTCTTGGGTTCTCTGCTTATGGTGGGCGATGACGGGATCGAACCGCCGACATCCTGCTTGTAAGGCAGGCGCTCTCCCGGCTGAGCTAATCGCCCGTGTTTTGGATTTTGGATAGTAGACGTTGGATTTTAGATGTAGCTTCCACTATCCAACGTCTAACATCTACTATCCAGCATGGTGACCCGTAAGGGAATCGAACCCTTGATACCGCCGTGAAAGGGCGGTGTCTTAACCGCTTGACCAACGGGCCATGAACAATTCTAACAAGGCTCGGAAGTAAGCGACTCACTCAAGTTCTCATTTCGCCTATCGGCTCGTGAGAACTTGGTTCGCTGCTTATGGTGACCCACCCGCGACTCGAACGCGGGACACCCTGATTAAAAGTCAGGTGCTCTACCAACTGAGCTAGTAGGTCGACGTCTAAATAGCTGCTAAATTATTATAATGTTTTGTTTTTGGGACGGAACTATATAATATCATAATTACTCGCTGTTTGCAACTTGTAACTTTTAACAGTTTATTGTACCGAAGGCTTTTGTGCTGGCACTTTACAACAGCCCACAGACGGGCATATCCCGGACGATTCGTTTTGGCACTCGCAGCAGCTTTATACTATTCACACTATCGGGAATTTGACAGCTTTTATATGCTATCATGTTTATCCTATATTGTCAACATAATATTTCATGTTCCTTTGTTGTCGAAAAACTGACAGCTTTACTATAGTATCATTTACTTGATACTACGTCAACAATATTTAAGAAAAACATTGTTAAATATGACTACTCTTAGCACTCAAGTCCAGCAAACAGCTTCTGAAATTAGTTTTTTTTGTCGGTTAATTATTTTTTCTTTGATAAACTCTTAACTAAGGAATATAATGTTATATAAAAGTAATGATTAGCTATCAAGGAGGCGACTCTATGTTTGCACTTAACTTTCAATCACCAAATCATGAAAAGTTATTAATCAGCCGTCAAAAAAACTGTACTATACGCCCGGGAGATATGAGAAATACTTATCCGGAAAATTCTATAGTTTGGATAACTGTGGGTGAAAAATTTAAAACAAAAAGAAAATTATATTCTGCTATGATTGACCGGGTATTAATAAAAAAATTTTCCGACCTCACCACACACGACTTAGATCATCAGAACCCTGAAATAAAAACCAAAGAAGAATTGCTGAATTTTTTTGAGAAAATTTATCAAAAATCAATTCATTCCGATGATATTGTCACTGTAATCTATTTCTCAGAAATAATTGAACAGTAGTTAAATTCCTGTGGGGCTGGCTTGTTCCGTCACTTTTCCCTAGTCCTAGTGCCGTTGCCTCTGACCCTTACCTTTGAACGGCCTAAGCCTTGCCTCCTACATGGCAGAAAAAACACTCACGACAAGTGAGTGTTTTTTCTTTCTACTCTCCCGGGCCGTTTCCAGCCAAGTAGCTTCGGCGTTGTGCGCTTAACTGCTTTCCCACAGCTATCGTCACTGGATATATGGTGGAGACGAGCGGGATCGAACCGCTGACCCCCTGCTTGCAAGGCAGGTGCTCTCCCAGCTGAGCTACGCCCCCGTATTAGATGTTAGATGTTGGATTTAGATATTAGACAGGTTTTTCACTCCAATGTCCAAAGTCTAATATCCAATATCTAAAATGGTGGGCCTAAGTGGACTTGAACCACTGACCTCACGCTTATCAGGCGTGCGCTCTAACCAGCTGAGCTATAGGCCCAAAAAAATTCAGCTGTATAAAAACTCGCCCTCGCTGTGTTGCTTAGCGATACTCGCTTATGACAGCCTCAAGAGAATTATAGCGCTCTCTACCTTTGGACCCCCATCGCGAACGATGCAACCCGTTAACGCGATTTTGCCAAAGAAATATTTAATGAGCATTCCCTCAAAACCAAACAATGTAAATGGTCTGCATCTGCCAGGATGTACCGACCTGGAATTGAGCTCGCTTAGATAATAAGGTTCTTCGCTTGCGCTAAGAACTAAGCGATTCACACCAATCAGACTTCGCCTCGCGGCTCGCCCTCTTGGGTTCTCTGCTTATCGCTTACGCTCAGAACTAAGCGATTCGCACGAGTTTCCGCGTCGCTTTCGCTCCTAAAAACTCGGCTCTCTGCTTATGCTTATATCCCTAGAAAGGAGGTGATCCAGCCGCACCTTCCGATACGGCTACCTTGTTACGACTTCACCCCAATCATCGGCCCCACCTTAGACGGCTAGTTCCTTGCGGTTACCCCACCGGCTTCGGGTGTGACTGACTTTCGTGGTGTGACGGGCGGTGTGTACAAGGCCCGGGAACGTATTCACCGCAGTATGCTGACCTGCGATTACTAGCGATTCCGACTTCACGGAGGCGAGTTGCAGCCTCCGATCCGAACTGAGAGCTTATTTCTGCGTTTTGCTTACCTTCGCAGGCTTGCTTCGCTTTGTTTAAGCCCATTGTAGTACGTGTGTAGCCCAGGACATTAGGGGCATGATGACTTGACGTCATCCCCGCCTTCCTCCGCATTCTCTGCGGCAGTCTCCCTTGAGTTCCCGCCTTTACGCGCTGGCAACAAAGGATAAGGGTTGCGCTCGTTGCGGGACTTAACCCAACATCTCACGACACGAGCTGACGACAGCCATGCACCACCTGTTTTCGCGTATCCGTAGATAGGGATTCATCTCTGAACCTTTCGCTCAATGTCAAGCCCTGGTAAGGTTCTTCGCGTTGCGTCGAATTAAACCACATACTCCACCGCTTGTGCGGGCCCCCGTCAATTCCTTTGAGTTTCAACCTTGCGGCCGTACTCCCCAGGCGGGGTACTTATTGCGTTAACTCCGGCACAGAAGGGGTCGATACCCTCTACACCTAGTACCCATCGTTTACGGCCAGGACTACCGGGGTATCTAATCCCGTTCGCTCCCCTGGCTTTCGCGCCTCAGTGTCAGACACAGTCCAGAAAGTCGCCTTCGCCACTGGTGTTCCTCCCAATATCTACGCATTTCACCGCTACACTGGGAATTCCACTTTCCTCTCCTGCACTCAAGCCTGACAGTTTCCTGCGCCCATACGAAGTTAAGCTTCGCACTTAGACACACGACTTACCAGGCCACCTACACGCCCTTTACGCCCAATAATTCCGGACAACGCTTGCCACCTACGTATTACCGCGGCTGCTGGCACGTAGTTAGCCGTGGCTTCCTCCTTTGGTACCGTCATTAGTCTACATTATTCACATAGACCACGTTCGTCCCAAACGACAGAGCTTTACGACCCGAAGGCCTTCTTCACTCACGCGGCGTTGCTCCGTCAGACTTTCGTCCATTGCGGAAGATTCCCCACTGCTGCCTCCCGTAGGAGTCTGGGCCGTGTCTCAGTCCCAGTGTGGCCGTTCATCCTCTCAGACCGGCTACTGATCGTCGCCTTGGTGAGCCGTTACCTCACCAACCAGCTAATCAGACGCAGACCCATCTCTTAGCGATAGCTTCTTCAGAGTGGCCATCTTTCTTAACTCTGTTATGCAACCGAGTTACCACATTCGGTATTAGCACCACTTTCGCGGTGTTGTCCCCAGCTAAGAGGCAGGTTGTCTACGCGTTACTCACCCGTTCGCCACTAACTTCTGGATGTTGGACTTTAGACGCTGGATTTTGGATAAGCAACCAGGGTTACCCCCGTTCTCTCTTTCCAATTTCCAATATCCAAAGTCCAACATCCAAACCGTCCGTTCGACTTGCATGTGTTAGGCACGCCGCCAGCGTTCGTCCTGAGCCAGGATCAAACTCTCCAATAAAGTGCATAGTCGGTTACGACTATATATATTGAAGCCGTTTTATCGGCTCAATTAAATCAAAATTTGTTTTGCTTGTGCTGCAAGCAGCACACCGCACATCTGGCATTTTGTATGATGCATTTCTTTACATTGTTCAGTTTTCAGGGAACGACGTGCATGGATGCGCTAGTGTCACGGGCGTATCAGGACGATACGCTTTGCCCGGGACCGACGCGCATGGATGCGCTAGGATCACGGGCGTATCATGGCTGCTGTAAGAACAATAGCTCAGTTATGTTAACACATCGTATTTCATGTGTCAATATAACTATTTTTGGAAGTTATTGTCGTTATCTGCATAGCCGACCTTCATATATTAACATGCACAAACGCGGGTGTCAACCATCCTATTGGGTTATTTATCTCAGTATCGCTGTCAGGCGAAAATCAGCAAGCCGCCATACGCTCTGATCCTGGAAAAAAATAAGAAACATCGTATGAAAGCGATGTTTCTTGCTGGTTAGCAGTAGCATTGAATATATTCATCGGTCAGAATATCCAGTTTCTGACGAATTTCATTAACTGTTCCTTTAGTAAGGTTAAGGTCTTTTAAATCATGACTATGAAGTAATGCTGCCAGTTTATCAATCTGTTCCAGTAACTGAAGCTTTCTCATTTCTAAATACTACACACTCCTTAATTTTTAACTGCAGTTATAATATTAACAACTCTTGTTATCTTTGTAAACAACTTTAGCAAATAACAGAAAAGAAAGTTTTTTCTAACAAATCGGTCATATGGTTCCCAGTTCCATATTTCTTACGGCCGGTCCGTTTAAATAAAGGCATTTTTTCCCTTGCCAGGTATCCTGTGTAAGTAATTGTTCTTCAATAGCATCACGTATTTTCCACCAGCCTGTTTGCCAGTTAGTAAACAGCGTATTGGCTGCCGGGGCCCGCCCGATTAAACGCTGGATCACTATGTCAGGGTGAAGGTGTTCCAGAAAAGCAACCACTCTTGTGACGTATTCCTCTTTACTAATCAGCGTAATTGCGCCGTTTTGATACCAGTCGGCCATTACCGTGTTTTTTACAATATATAAAGCATGCAGCTTGACCTGATCAACCCTCAGTGCGGAAACAATTTTAGCACTTTCAATGGCATCAGTCATGTCGTCCCAGGGGAGGTTGAGGATCAGATGGGCACACACCTCTATCGGCCAGCATTTGATTCGCTGGGCCGCATCAATAAACTCGGCCAGAGTATGGCCCCGGTTAATTTTGGCCAGAGTATGATAATTTACAGTCTGCAGACCCAGCTCAATGCTAATATCAATACCGTACTTCTCCCTGACCTCAGCCAGCATCGCCAAATACCGGTCACTAATACAGTCCGGCCTGGTAGCTAACGCAATCGCCACAATATCTTCCTGACAGGCTTCGATGACATGCCGCTTTAACTGTTCAACAGGCAAATAGGTATTGCTGAAATTTTGAAAATAAGGAATAAATTTTTTAGCTTTATATTTAGGGGCAATATGCGCTTTATTCGCGGACAGCTGGTCACTGACAGTCAGCCAGGCCGGCAGGTTTTCATAGCCGGCACCAATCTCACCGCAGAACACACAGCCATCGTGCCCGCACTGACCGTCACGGTTGGGACAGGTCACCGGCAGGCTGACCGGCAGTTTGTACACTTTTTCACCATATCTTTGGCGCAGGTATTCAGAATAGGCATTATATCTAAGTCCAGAAATCATCATCATTAATCACCTGATAGGTTGGTTTAGTATGTTTGTAAGAAAAAAGCACCGCCGCTTTGCGGTCTGCCGGATGCTCCGCCCCGTTCAGGCAGGCTGGTATATCTATACTAAACACCTCAACGTGAAAAGTCTTCTTAAGCTCCCGCCACGTAGTAAATGTAAAGTCAGGCAAATACCGCCGGACCCGAATGGTATCCCGCCAAAATGAGTTTTTATATTCCGCCCATTGGTCGGTTGCCGCCTGATTCAGCTGATTCCAGGGCAAAAATTCCGGGCGTACCGCACCGTTTTCACTCATAAGGGCATCAAATTTTAATAACTCCAGATAGTTCTGCCTGGCCTCAGGGTACAAGGCCGCACAAAATTCGGCCATATACTTATAAAGTGTTTTGCCGCTGTGAGCAACAAGCTGATAACCATGCTGTTCCCAATAACACGCTAATTTATAATAGAAATTAAAGGCGCCATCACCGGCCAGAGCAATAAGCCACGGCAAACTATAAATAAAGCGGGCACTGTTATAAACCTGTTCAAATACCTCTGCCAACAGCTTGAGCCGTCTGATTTGTCCATAGTCCAGATAGTTGTTGCCAAGCACTTCATAGGGCGCATGCTCCATGTAAATGTAACCATGAGCCGCGGCCTTGCGCCTGATGCCTGATCCCTTAAGCAATTTAAGAAAACCTAGCTGCAGCATCTCAGGCTGCAGACTATACGCCTCGTCAAAGGATTTGGCAAATACGGCCATATTCTCATAGGGTAAGCCCACAATTAAGTCCAAATGCAAATGGATATTGCCATAACTGCGGACCTTGCTTACATGTTCAGCAATTCTAGGCCAGTTATTATGCCGCTTGATTGCAGCCAGCGTCTGTTCGTTTGTTGATTGAATACCAATTTCAAACTGAAACCGTCCGGGCGGAACGTGCTGTAAAAACTCCACTACTTCCTGATCCCAGATATCGGCCGCTATCTCAAAGTGGAAATTGGTCCGGCAGGTTTGCCCGGCCAGGAACTGCAGGATCGGAAAGTAGTGTTCTTTGCGGGCATTAAAAGTACGGTCAACAAATTTAACCTGCCGCACATCCTGTTTAATAAAAAATCCCAAATCACTGATTACTCGCTCCTGACTCAAAAAGCGCACCCCCGTAGTTGCGCTTGATAAACAATACTGGCAGGAAAATGGGCAGCCCCGTGAACTTTCATAATAGATAATTTTATTGTTGAAGCGTGTCATTTCTGCTGCTATATAAGGAAAGGGAATATCGTCTAACCGGGCAACTATCTGAGGCTGCCCTGCAACAATTGCTCCCTGGCAGCGATAGGCCAAGCCGGTACTATTGTTCACTGCCTGGTTGTTAAACAACAGGGCCAGTAATCTTTTAAGCGTGTGTTCGCCTTCACCCAAAACGATATAGTCAACAGCAGCATTGCCGGCTAATATGTCCTCAGGCTGATAGGATACCTCCGGCCCGCCCAGCACAATAACGGCCTGCGGCTGCACCTGCTTGATTAAAGCGGCCAGCGCCAGACTGGCTTCAATATTCCAGATATAGCAGGCCAGTCCAACTATATCTGCCTGACAAGTATAGATATCACTTAATATTTCCAGCAGTCCGTTATTTACAGTATATTCACGGACAGCAATATCCCATTCCGGAGTCTGGCAATAAGCCGCTAAGTCCTGCAGAGCCAGTGATGAATGAATATATTTAGCATTTAATGTTGCTAGCAGAACCTTCATATGTCCTCTCCCGATGCCATAATCTCCCTGCAAGTATAGTAGTTTCGGGCGGGCTTGTCAAATATCCTCTCTAACTTTAAGAGAATGATAGTCACCATCAAAATAAGCTGCGCATAAAATAAAATAAGGTAAACATACCCCGTAGCTCACTTATACTTTTGTGAGGATGGTGAACAGTATGCGGATAATGATCGATGGGCGCTATCTGCCTGATAACGCCCGCGTCAACCGTGATTTATTAATAACGCTCCGTAATATGGCCAAGGTTCTTAACTGGGGAATCCGCTATGATGCACAACGGGAACTGGTGCTTATTAACTCGAAAGATTCATCCATGCCGCGGCTGCCAGCCGATAATCATGCTGATGAAAGAAGTGAAGAGGAAAACGCCCGCCTGGCCGGCAAGGTTATTTGCCTGGACCCGGGGCATGGCGGCAGCGACCTGGGAACACTCGGGCCGACCGGTACGATGGAAAAGGATAATACCTTGGCAATTGCCCTGCTGCTCAAGGAAAAACTGGAAAAAAGCGGGGCCACCATAGTAATGACCCGGGATACAGATGCCGATGTGGCCTACACAGATGCAACAGCCAATGAAGAACTGGGAGCAAGAGTCGAAGCGGCTAATCAGGCGGACGCCGACTTATTTATCAGTATCCATAACGACGCCTTTGCCAGTAATACAGCATCTGGCACAACAACCTTTCACTATGGTGATAAAGACTCGGTAAACCTCGCTAATGCCGTACAACGATGCCTGGCGGAAAAACTGGGCACCAAAAACAGGGGCGCCCGCTTTGCCAGTTTTTATGTGCTACGCTATACCAACATGCCGTCTAT contains:
- a CDS encoding DUF378 domain-containing protein; this translates as MDRIALILVIVGALNWLLVGLFSFDLVATIFGGQQSFLSRIVYSLVGLAGIYSMSLLFRDRSRSQQ
- a CDS encoding ASCH domain-containing protein; translation: MFALNFQSPNHEKLLISRQKNCTIRPGDMRNTYPENSIVWITVGEKFKTKRKLYSAMIDRVLIKKFSDLTTHDLDHQNPEIKTKEELLNFFEKIYQKSIHSDDIVTVIYFSEIIEQ
- a CDS encoding B12-binding domain-containing radical SAM protein — its product is MKVLLATLNAKYIHSSLALQDLAAYCQTPEWDIAVREYTVNNGLLEILSDIYTCQADIVGLACYIWNIEASLALAALIKQVQPQAVIVLGGPEVSYQPEDILAGNAAVDYIVLGEGEHTLKRLLALLFNNQAVNNSTGLAYRCQGAIVAGQPQIVARLDDIPFPYIAAEMTRFNNKIIYYESSRGCPFSCQYCLSSATTGVRFLSQERVISDLGFFIKQDVRQVKFVDRTFNARKEHYFPILQFLAGQTCRTNFHFEIAADIWDQEVVEFLQHVPPGRFQFEIGIQSTNEQTLAAIKRHNNWPRIAEHVSKVRSYGNIHLHLDLIVGLPYENMAVFAKSFDEAYSLQPEMLQLGFLKLLKGSGIRRKAAAHGYIYMEHAPYEVLGNNYLDYGQIRRLKLLAEVFEQVYNSARFIYSLPWLIALAGDGAFNFYYKLACYWEQHGYQLVAHSGKTLYKYMAEFCAALYPEARQNYLELLKFDALMSENGAVRPEFLPWNQLNQAATDQWAEYKNSFWRDTIRVRRYLPDFTFTTWRELKKTFHVEVFSIDIPACLNGAEHPADRKAAVLFSYKHTKPTYQVINDDDFWT
- a CDS encoding N-acetylmuramoyl-L-alanine amidase family protein, producing the protein MRIMIDGRYLPDNARVNRDLLITLRNMAKVLNWGIRYDAQRELVLINSKDSSMPRLPADNHADERSEEENARLAGKVICLDPGHGGSDLGTLGPTGTMEKDNTLAIALLLKEKLEKSGATIVMTRDTDADVAYTDATANEELGARVEAANQADADLFISIHNDAFASNTASGTTTFHYGDKDSVNLANAVQRCLAEKLGTKNRGARFASFYVLRYTNMPSILIEVAFISNAVEEMLLSSVDGRDNAAESICEGILKYFKV
- a CDS encoding TIGR01212 family radical SAM protein (This family includes YhcC from E. coli K-12, an uncharacterized radical SAM protein.), whose protein sequence is MISGLRYNAYSEYLRQRYGEKVYKLPVSLPVTCPNRDGQCGHDGCVFCGEIGAGYENLPAWLTVSDQLSANKAHIAPKYKAKKFIPYFQNFSNTYLPVEQLKRHVIEACQEDIVAIALATRPDCISDRYLAMLAEVREKYGIDISIELGLQTVNYHTLAKINRGHTLAEFIDAAQRIKCWPIEVCAHLILNLPWDDMTDAIESAKIVSALRVDQVKLHALYIVKNTVMADWYQNGAITLISKEEYVTRVVAFLEHLHPDIVIQRLIGRAPAANTLFTNWQTGWWKIRDAIEEQLLTQDTWQGKKCLYLNGPAVRNMELGTI